CTGATTAGAGAATTATTCAGTTGTATTGATTTCTTCTTATTAAATCTGTTTCAATATCAACTGTTTGTAATATTACTCCTCTTTTAATCATAATAATCTTGATAATAATTTTGTTCTTTATTGATTCAGAATAATATctagttataataataaatttcacAGTTACAACTTGGGGGTTATGGAATCTAGTTCGGTTTCGCCTCCCACCACTTATCACTGCAATCTTCGTCAAAAACACGTCCTTCGCTCGTGATCGCAATCTTCGTCGCCACTGTACGGAACCTAGGGTTTCAATTTCTGTTTATTATTCCTGATTTGATGAAATTTTGTGTTACTTGCGTTGATTTTGATCTTGTATTGTAGTATACATGATGCCGATTTATATATGCGATTGATACATACTACTGGAACATCTATTAGGTTTTATTGATACATTCAATTCGTTATTACTTGTTTGACAGCTATGTGATTTTGCTAATTGGATTTAGCTTTCTGCTTTtgtttagtttagtttttacTGGATGCCTCATTGTTTGCCACTTGatttttgtttagtttagtttttacCAAAGGTGTTAGGCATGTAGACAAAACGAACTAACATATCTAAAAATAGATGAATGAACATAAGCGGACATAATCTAACGAACACCAAttcaaagaaaacatgaacAATTGGTCTAAATATCTAACGAAGCTAGATTAAGTTCTAATGAGTGATATTCTAATTTCAAAAAACTAGACGTCTAGACTAAACTTGAAGGACCTAAAATgtttaatgaatatataaattttaaacaacCATAAACTAATGAACATAACTGAATGAACTTAACAGAAGatgtgttcatgttcgttcgttggACTAAATGAACACAAAATGTTGTTCGTGAGTGTTCACTTATTAAATAAACGAAGAAAAATGAACTTCCGCTGAATGGTTCATTGAACGTTTGGTTTGCTGATATGGAATAAGTGAACCTTTTGTGTGATCTATAGTTGTAGACAACTTTACAATGCATTGATTATTCTATTTCATATTGGTTAATGTTGTTATGGGTGATTGCAAGTAGGCTGCTTGCAAATATGTAGGTGACTGTTAGTGCATCCTTTAGGAACACCTAGGGTTGGGAGGTCTAGGTTCAAGTCCCATCGACAATAGGTCTAAAGAAATTTGccttacaaaaatataaaataaaaattaagtgtGTACGGAAAAAAAAATGCCTTATGGCACATGAGAAGGCTTGGAGcctttttttaactatttttttcatGTTGCACTTTTGACTTGTTAGGGATTAAGTGTCATCCATAAGGGACctgtttattggttaatgggTTGAAGTTGCTACATCTAATGCTTCATTGTATGTTTACTTGTTAATAAGGATGTTAAAGTTACCTCATTAACTGCTGAAAAAGAATGTTTActtctttttattataaaaagtgATTTGTATGGGGCTTGGCTACATCAAGAGCTTGGCCCATGCATCAATTAGATGTCAAAAGTGTTTGCATATAGTAGGATTTGTAATTTTTACTGTCTGAGGTTTTATTTGCTTTTAAATTTACCTTCTGGTATTCACCTTGCTTACTTTTATAGTTGCTTATTCATGTTAccttctttttgttttgttttgttattgtaTTAATGAATGCTTTTAAAtttaccttttgtttttgttgatctGAACTAAAAGCAGATGATTGAATTGGAAAAGTTAGAGGCTGCAAACGAGAAGCTTGTAAATCAGATAAGAAGCAAGCATGAGGAATTCAGCTACTTGGTAGAAGCTCATGAAAAGCTTCAAAATAGTCTCAAATTGAAGGAAAAACAGTGGGACGCTGAGAAATATGATAGagatttaaaggaaaaaaatttaGAGCATATGTATGAAAGTTTGAAGACAGAAAAGGTGAAAGTTGAAGAACAATTAAAATTGAAGATTAGTCAATTAAGTCAACTAGAAGAAAATTTTCAAATGCTTAAAAATACTCTTCATGTGAAACAAAAGGAGTGGCATGTTGAGAAACTTGATTATTTGGGTGAGATATCGATCCTGGAAAGGAAGTTGGATTCTGAGATGGAAGAAAAGGTGACCGTTAATGAACAATTAAGATTGAAGACTAGTCAATTAGGTATACTGGAAGAAAATTTTCAGTTGCTTATAAATACTCGTCATGTGAAAGAAAAGGAGTGGAAAGTTGAGAAACTTGATTATTTGGGTGAGATATCAATGCTAGAAAGGAAGTTGGATTCTGAGATTACACCCttaaaagatgttaaaaaacGATTGGAGTGTTGTAAACAAGCTCTTGCTTGTGAAGAGAACCAAAGAATATGTTTACAGAGTCAGCTTTTAGAATCAAAATCATGCAATAAAGATATAAAGTCAAAACTTGAAAGATTGACAATTGAGAAAGATGGTGTTTGTAAGGAGATGACATGCAAGATTCTTCAAATCGAGGAAGAAAATAAAGAATTGGTTCTTGCTGTCAAGAAACTTAAAGATTCCCAATTCCAAGAAGCTGTCAATTCTTATAAAATCACAGAGCTTcttcaaaacaaatttaatactTTGGATGAGATTTACAAGGGCAAAGAAGCAGAATGGACGTCTCGGTTAGATAAACTGATGGAAGAAGAGCTTTTGTTGCATGATCAACTGGTACAAACAAAGAGTTTGCTGAAGAATGCGTGTGAGTTGTTAGATACAGCAAAAGAAGAAATCGTTAAGAGTTCTTCTCGAGTAAATGAGGTTGAGTTTGAGTTGCAAAGATGGAAATCGTTTGCTGAAAAGTTAGAAGCCGAGAAAGCATGGGTTACAAATGAAAAAGGTCAAACGATTAACAAGCTGTTAACAGAAAAAGAAGAGTTGATAAATATGATAGATGACATGCTCCAATGGATAGACAAGTTAGCGAGAGAAGAGAGGCAGATGATGGGAGCTTTGAGGAGTTCAGCGCCGGATTTTGATGAGAACTAGGTACTGATGGATATCGTGACAGAAGCATGGCTACCATTCTACAGAAGCATGAGAACTAGGTACAAAAAGTAGTTTTTGGGAACTTATGTACAGAAGCATGGCTACTGTTGCAGAGTTATCTTAGTCCTAATATGCTTTTTATTACGTATTTTAGTTAGGCCTTGTTATATCaaagttgttgttttttttggaATTTGAACTAACTAGGATGATACAGCCTACTGCTGTTTGGATATTTTTGTAGTTACAAAAGATAAGCTTCGTTGTACTTCGAAGGAGTGGTTAGTTGATGTACAAAAGATGGCTTCAAAGCCCTGTTTTTTCTACATATCCTTCAGCTTCTTTGAAGTAGCATCATCATAATCTGTGGTAATGTATTTGTTAGTTACTATTTGTTATTACTGTAATTTGATTTCCATGCCCCCATAACCCACCGTCTTTCTCCTTTGGTTTTGTTGTCGCGgaaacaaatttttcatctATTATAAAGCTTTGTATGGCCGGCGAAAATGCCAGGCCAATACTCCGTCGCAGCTACATACCACATTAGaatcttcttcatctttctttttatttattttttagatttagAGGTGGTGCtcatgatgatgaagataatttttttgtttttcttttttgttattaacaccatattatttataatcttttttctttctttttaaatcCATTGAAGTTGTTCACAATTTTTCGATGTTGATTTTGTTGATTATAATAACATAACGGCGACCGACGACGACAATTACACCGGAGATGGTGGAGCTGGTGCCGTCTCTTTGTGTTTGTTGTTCATATCAGTTCTTGGTTTAACTGGTATTCTGGTATCTCTTTTTGGTTGTTTATACAAGCTTTTTTCTTGGCTTGTATATTATGTCCCTGGTGTAGAAGGAGTGCCAGTGACATGTCCAGCCTTTTGTGTGTCTGTGTATGGTTGAATTTCTGGTTTAGGAGGAATTTGTTTAGGGTTATCACATTTGATATGATTTGGCTCTCTGGGAATTTTGATGGTTATTGTGAGCAACTGGTTTGGATTCTGCTTGTGTCTTCTTCAAGTTTTAATTGTTTGGGTGATCTGTTTCTATCTTATAGCTATTATGATCTGGTTCTGATTGTAGTAATTAGATGTGAGGGTAATTTGATGCCAATTAAGAAGGGCTTTCATTTTTGTAAATCTGCAGAGTTGACTTTGGAAAGTCAAACTGGTATGCTATTTTCTATCATGCAGATTGGGTTTGTATTTGGTTGGTTAGATGTCTTTTTAAGTTTCAGATGTGGTATTTTGATGTTTTTTGGAGCTGCAGAACAGATATTATCTACTAGGGAAGGGTTTGTTATTAGATTTTTGACTTTGGAAAGTCAAACTGctatgttgattttgatgaacaTTGACAAGGCAGGATTTTGGATCGAATGTGATTGTTATAGTATTAGatttgactctttaaaatctttGGATGTTGCAGAAGTTTTGCTTTTCTTAAGAAAATGGTTTGCTAGAGCCTAGAAGTTCTCATTGACTTTTTTAGTCAATTTGGATAATATGCTGTTTACGAGTAGATTTTTGGGGGGAAATGGTATGTTTGATTATAttagattttgtttatttattatgaaGCTTGGAGGGAAAAGTTGTTACGATTTTTTGGAGGGAATGGAATTTTATGTGTATTTAAATGTGGGTCAATCCAAGGGTTTTGGACTACAGGATGCTTATTGGACTTTCCATATGGTTTTTCGGATCTGCTGCAGGGTAAGATTTATTGCCTGGTATTGGGCTAGCAGTTTTGGGCTTCTCTTTATTCTTTGTTGGGCTAAATGTTTCATCTTTTCAAAAGAGTTTGAGTTTTGGGCTTCAACGTTCGACAGAGTTTTTCTGTTAAAGTCTCttgttttttattgtatgttAATAAGTTGTAAAATAATTTGTAagactttgtttttaattttgctaGCTTATAGTTTTAGTGTTTGGGATGTGCATTAATATACATTTGTAAAATGCACTCCCCTATGGGAATGCCCATAGTACTttgtacatatttttattttatttatgggtCTGCccttttatccaaaaaaaaaccctaaaccctaaacaagGAAAATGTATAAATGTAATAAACATTTACAAAGTAATGCCCCCACGGGCCCcccataaaatgataaaaggGGCCCATGGTGCAGGAAATAAACCAACTAAGTAACTGGACAGGCCCAGATTactcaatacataatcaaaCTAGCAGTCTAAACAATAAGAATGATAAACAGAGCTAGCTAAGCAAGTCACATATCTCCCATATTCTTCATCATCTGACCCGTAGGACTGGTGTCAGCCTCAACTTCATCACCATCTGTGTCTCCATCATAATCATCCTCAATATCTTCCTTAGCAGGCACAGCAGGGTTCACTGAAGGAATACTAACCTCATCTGTGTTAATCTGGCAAAGTGCATCATACTGGTTCCTGGTCTCAACAACACGTCCAGGTGGGGCAAAAATAGAGTCATGATCAGTGCGAGCCTGTGTACCTGAGTGAGTGTCTGGAACAGTATCTGTAGCTGTATGAATCTGTAAAGGTCTCTGGGGGACTGGAGCAGATGGATCTGTAGTGGCTGTAGTAGATGTAGTTGCTGCTGGAGTCTTCCCCTTCGGGTCTTCTGGCTTCTTTGGAACATAAACGACCTTTTGCTTAGGCAAAGGAAATGATGGGGCCTTATtaggctttttttttcttctcttggGCTTCTAGAACCCATCCTGATCCTGGGCCTCTGCTGGAGTAGCCTGTTGGGCCCCTGATGGGCCTACCTTGGTCCTTGATGGACCAACCTGTGAAATTGGAGTTGCAGTAGTCATACGTGCTGCCATCTCTGTCTCTGTCCCTGGTCTCACACTATAGTTATCAAATTTATGTCCATATATCTTGCAGTGTGAACACCTAGGAGGTAACCAATTATATTCAACTCTGAACCTTCTAACAGAATCAAGAATCTCAGCTTCAGCTTACAAGGGGAAATCTTTCTCAGATGAGAATTCAACCAAAACTCTAGCAAATACTGCTATACCCTTCTTATTTTCACACATTTCAGCAATGTATCTATCAACAGCAATAGGGATACCAATAGAACTTACCAAATGGCTCAAAATGTCATAATTCCGAATAATATCAGGCAGATCATAAATGTTAACCCAAAGAGAAACCTTATTAAGAACTGGTTTATCAAACCATATCTCAGGTTCCCATTTCCTAAGCATTACGGGAATATCATTAAACAACCAAGGACCATTCTCAAAAACATGCAGCTGACCCTGTTTAGAGTTGAACTTAAACAGAAAGAAATCCTGGTCATTCAGTATCACATCCTTCAAACCAAATTTTTTCCATGAACGATTTGCATGAAATTGGACAAATAGAAAAGCATGACGTTTACCAATAAAATGACCAACTAGAGTGTTCTCCCAACTGTCACTTTGAAGCATCAAAAGTTCCCGTGGAATTACAGCTCTACACCTGAATCAGTAGTAACAGGGGGAATAAATCTCAATTTACCCTTCTTGCTGATGTTTGCAGCATCCTGAAAAATGGAGGCAAAAGAACGCGGCTGCTGGACCTTAAGACTGTCAGGGTGTCCACCAAGATCATTAGGAGAAACATCATGCTTAGGAGTATCTTCTGAAGCCGTATGAATGTCATTTGCATGACATGAAGCCGGCTTAAAGTAAGTAGCATTTGGAGGAAACTGAGGAGGACCCGACATAGGAGGCACATTAGAATCACCAACATTTGCATGCAAACCATGCAATATTTGTTCTGAAGTCGAGTGCAAGACACCATCATATGAGTCATTCAAATCCCTACCATCATCAACACTTGTGGCGACATTTTTATCCCATGAATCAGCCACTTTTTCAATGGTGGCCGATGCTGAAGAAGGATCAAGATTATCACATGGTTTGTCGTTTTCAAGTGAAACTCCGAAATGTTTATCAACTTCTTTCAAAGGTGTAACCCGCGACTGTGAACTATGAACCGAACCCTCATGTACTTCAAGTGGGTCCTCACAGTGAGTAGAAGCTGGACCAGAATTGGCCGGAGCTGACTTCATGACCGGTgagtcaaaattagggtttttggctAAGTGTTCAACCAAAAGACGACTTAACGCAACGACTTGGTCCTTGGAAATCAGTTTTTCACCATTATTCAACGAACTCAGCCCTTCTTGTATCATCAGGTCATCAATTTGCTTGATATCATCACATGATGGTGAATCAGAGGTGGTTAAAAGTGGCTGGCCGGCGGCGGTTTGTTTTTGAATTAGGGTTTCAGCAGCCCCATCACCTGAATCAATCTTTTGATCCTCAAGTTGTGGTTGTGTAATTGATCGGCTGGTCTCCAGGTTCGACAAAGCCTCTCCTCCATCATTTAATTGATCAGGCGGCGACTCAGTGGTGGTTGAAGGTGGCTGAACGGCGGCAGAAACcagattagggtttttgttcATATTTTCGATTGCAGCAGCCCCCTGGTCGATCGATTGAACATGAGAACTCGAAGATGAAGCAGCCTTACCCCCGAAATCGACCCCCCAGCCATCAATTGGCCAGCGACGGCCGGAATTAATGGTGGCAAGGCATCAGACGGTGGCAGCAAGGTGGTTTTTTGCGGCGGCTGGGTGGCTGAATCAATCAGATCGAAATCTGAAGCATAACCAGTCGAATTAACAGTTTTTGATGATGATCGAAGATTGTAAATCGATTGTACATAAAGTTTGTACCAATAGtttgaagaaattgaaattgcaagacagaaAAGTagtacgatctagatgggtgcgcGTGATAActtcgatgagtccgcctaagtgatTACTCAATTGGAAaaagaagaacccttgtagagcagctcctagaaagagtctGATCTTTGTCATatcaacttgaacactttggagagtaatcatttgaatgaagtttggataagcttcttatgaagtaatcatgctccccctcaattcatgagtataaacattttggagcatcttgtgtgaatatcctttcatctttggtctcattcttatctttagaaaaaaaatcaGATTTTCTTTTCCACGTCAAGATCTCAAAATCTCTTCCAAAGGTTCTTGTCAAAAAGACAAAGACTCAAAATGTGAAGATCAATCTTGAAATTCAACAACTCAAGTCTgaaaatttgagctcaattgactttGATAGATAAACCTTTTGCAACAgaatcaagactcttgaagagaattgtttatcatgatgcaagtccaatatttcttccccaatcaatcaatcaatcattaaATATTTCTCCCcccataatgacaaagttgggaaccaatgtcattatgcaaacattgattgataaaatgtcaaaaaaatACCATGaagaaatgaaaccggataagaataaTCCATtagcatgttcaaaaatcaaaaggattaatgaaatgaccgatagaaatgtataacatatttcggatttcctatgtatcatagagatatgcacaaagcaagactctaacatagttcggtctgtggcttttcaaccacgagattgcttcaaagaatataaaatcaTGTTCAGTGTCaccaaggcgttcgataaccatgtcttattatccttaaagacttttaggaaataCCGAGGTCACAattagacttctcgttaactcaataatcacataaatgtaattatgagacccatgttcaacgttggaaaagatgttagcattggtaggatttccatttgatcatcgtggaatatctatttgagatatcactacaaatgttccggctatatcacaaagataagcaataatatcacaaagatatgactcgaatgtgtcctaaagaaatgaataatgatcaaatgatCAAATAAGATAgttctagacacaaagtgatcaaatgaagtcggggatcGGAGCAGAGTGTCTCCctatttcaatatcaacatcttccaaatgaagagtcaatagaaatgtgaaaatcttcgtaagaaataaaacaagtatttgttaagaaacacttgagtggttaggtaaagatgtgcatcgcttcacttggtccatgaagacttcttcaatatcaagacatcaacaaatgacatccgatagaaacgtgttttacccggcgatttgagaatttagggaagggttccatttcttttaaccattttctctcaacatatcaccttaacctctcacttttcgactttactccctccatcctattttcACGAaaacatcatcactcaaaatacccttacaatctaatgaaagaagtgaatactccggggttagaactcatcggcgatgatgaagttcatggagtgaacgtaTCGCTcgtgtgcaaactaatcaccgaacttcaattgattgaaaatcattggaaaatcatcaaacgtgtatatgaaaatgtttaaaaacacatttgaagttttggaagtttttgaaatcacaaactcctccTTAGTCtatggtttttgtgaaatcaaaaagagtaaaatctttgttgtcatattttcaaaaaaatttgagagtctatagtgaacaagatttttcattTGAGAatcacaaagttttgcttcaacaacaatgttcatagtaaagactgctagggagtacacaaaggcgttcgatccgtcgcatcttacatcaacaagttggaggcaataaaacatttaagcaaactttaactcaatcaattgttcaacatgagacaactagggagtacacaaaggcgttcgatccttcgcttctcatatcaacaattgagagttcgaaaaacttttatcttttgaaagcAATTAACtgctattacacatacatattcatataagaccacttggaagtacacaaaggcattcgattccttgttatcttatatcaatctatatgtataacaacaggaTCTTAATATGAataaacattataaaataaataaagcagTGAAGAACgagttatacacagagtatgtataaaccacttttgaaatataaaatctttttgtttatttttgaaaatttataatttttgtatttgattttctaGAATGTGTCAAGaatttcttcaaaaataaaatttttaaggtTCAAAATTTAACATACCAAgtttggagataagaaagttaaacctcttttcatccaatggttttgtgaacaaatctgcaagttgatagtcagttctcacaaagtagagctcgatgtcacctttctcaatatgatctttgagaaaataatatctaacatcaatatgctttgatcgagtgTGGTTTACTGaattgactgcaatagcaatggcactctgagagtcacaatagatagggatatgatcatatttcagaccataatcagttagttgtgtcttcatccataaaacttgagcacaacaactagccgcagccacatattcagctccagccgttgatagtgacacacaattctgtttcttggaagaccaactcacaattttatcacctaaaaattgtaaagtaccggaagtgctcttgcgatcaagcttacaacctgcatgatctgcatctgaataagcagttagattgaatccagtatgccttggataccagagacctaaattgggtgtacccttcagataatgaaagattcgtttcacagcttgataatgtaaatcagttggagcagcttaatacctagcacacatacatgttgcaaacattatatctgggcgagatgctgttagatacaacaacgaaccaatcatactttgatatctcttttggtcaaatggtttcccatttttatcagcatttatgtttgttcgagcagccattggggtagaaattgaagaacatgaagtcatatcaaactttttcaacatgtcatgtatgtatataccttgtgatataaaaataccatttggtaattgtttgatttgaagacccaaaaagtagttcatttccccaatcatgctcatttcaaaatgattaaccataagagatgaaaagtttcggcaaaatgtttgactggttgacccaaagataatgtcatcagcatatatttggacaagtagaacatgcttaccttgtttgcgaatgaacaatgtagggtcaattgtgcctttggtaagccacctcttagtaagaaagtagttaaggaatcataccatgcatGGGGTGGTTGCTTaagaccatagagagccttgtttaacctgtagacatggttcggcctttgaggatcaacaaagccttctggttgatcaacgtaaacttcttctttgaggtcaccattcaaaaaggcagtcttcacatccatttgaaacacagtaaaATTttggaatgcggcataagctaagaatattcgaatggcctccattcttgcaactggagcaaaagtttcgtcaaagtcaacaccaggttgttggcaataaccctttgcaacaagtcaagctttattccttactaccactccattcttatcctttttgtttttgaatatccactttgttccgattGGATCAGcttttctcggatttggaactaatctccataccttcagtctttcaaattgtgCAAGTTCATCCtgcattgccttaacccactctggatcatgaagagcttcagagactgttttgggttcgatattgctaagagaaagtgcaacaagacactcgtttactgaagtacgggtagttactccggcttgtggatctccaattatctgATCAGTAAGATGGTCTTTCAGCATACGTGTCCATTTGCGATTATGAGGAAGAGAATCTTGTTGTTGAAtgtcaacatcatcatcattaaaacttgaactttgttgagagatggaaccATAACTTGGTAGAACTCCTTCCTTATAAGctggatgatcaaagtcaagtggcacatacacatttggagtgttaaatggatttgttgtctgagtaatgcgagaaggttgttcttgaacattctcttgagaagaattattaggacagaatggtgaagaagaatcattagaagaggatccTTGCTCTGAAGAACTTGATGacgattcatgattgttgtcaggaactggatcgttgttttgaattggttcattgtttgaaattggttcaccgatgacttgaggttctttatcatgaatcggttttgaatgatagaattcttcaaaaagaatatttaattcatcacttgttggagttggaaacttcttgaatttagatgctaaggtagaagtccttgtagaagtacttgaagcacttggatcattacttgttggtagcaaactttcttgctcaaagatcatgcccgacatctcatcaatctaaacattcattgtttcttgaattgtgttagttcggcgattgtagattcggtaggcaattgatgttttggaatagccaacaaagtaaccttcatcacctttcttcttgaattttccaagattctcccgatcattcaaagtgtaacaaacacacccaaatatttgaaaatagttgatgttgggtttgcgtttgttaacaacctcataaggagtcttttcaAAACGCTGATTGATGGTGGACcaattctgagtgtgacaaacagtgtcaacagcttcagctcACATATTAGATGGcaatttggaataagcaagcattgtccttgctgcttctactagcgttcgatttctcctttcaactacaccgttttgttgtggggtggGAACCGctgaaaattggtgagtaatgcctttggatttgcaaaattcatcaaaaatggcattcttgaactcagtatcgttatccgaacggatgtaacgaactggaagttgaagagttacttgagtagtagtgatgaaatcgatcaaaacctgagttgtttcatctttggatgcaaggaacttgacccaagtatatcttgaataatcatcaacaataactaAGATGTATATCTTCCCaattcggctttgtactttcatcggcccacaaagatccatgtgaagcaaatgaagaggtgctaaagagtttggagatttcttcggtttatgagaagctctcttaatcttcccaacaacacaagaaggacaaacatgctcactttcatacttgtagtcaggcaagccttcaacaagatgcttgttgaccaaagtattgatggtttgaaaattcagatgagaaagccttctatgccataaccaagaattctttgatgtagcctttgaaatgagacaaatattatcggttggttggttatcatcgagattgacggtaaaaagattatcatcacgATCACcgcaaagaatgtcaactccatctagagtttggacgtTACAatgagattgtcgaaaaagaacttgaagattattgtcacagaattgtccaacactgaacaagttatgacttaacccttcaacatagtgaactttcttgatgacaattccatttcgttcaatgtctc
The sequence above is drawn from the Erigeron canadensis isolate Cc75 chromosome 4, C_canadensis_v1, whole genome shotgun sequence genome and encodes:
- the LOC122596879 gene encoding uncharacterized protein At4g38062-like encodes the protein MIELEKLEAANEKLVNQIRSKHEEFSYLVEAHEKLQNSLKLKEKQWDAEKYDRDLKEKNLEHMYESLKTEKVKVEEQLKLKISQLSQLEENFQMLKNTLHVKQKEWHVEKLDYLGEISILERKLDSEMEEKVTVNEQLRLKTSQLGILEENFQLLINTRHVKEKEWKVEKLDYLGEISMLERKLDSEITPLKDVKKRLECCKQALACEENQRICLQSQLLESKSCNKDIKSKLERLTIEKDGVCKEMTCKILQIEEENKELVLAVKKLKDSQFQEAVNSYKITELLQNKFNTLDEIYKGKEAEWTSRLDKLMEEELLLHDQLVQTKSLLKNACELLDTAKEEIVKSSSRVNEVEFELQRWKSFAEKLEAEKAWVTNEKGQTINKLLTEKEELINMIDDMLQWIDKLAREERQMMGALRSSAPDFDEN